From Roseibium alexandrii DFL-11, the proteins below share one genomic window:
- a CDS encoding alkaline phosphatase family protein: MRWLVLGMLAASAATSSQSEAEEHPKLVLQITVDQLRGDLIDRNIAHFGETGFKRLLRNGIYYTNAHHRHANTETIVGHTTLATGTDPAVHGMVANLWFDRATGKPFYNVQDPDYPLLAMSGVDQSTEIDPTQRAATSDGRSPASILSSTLSDEIAIANAGVSKIFGVSVKDRGAISMAGHAGTAYWFSKSDGRFVTSSYYMDTYPDWVNAWNDAGHVLAYAYTDWELTDPEQTYRFAAFDDAEWETDFPGFGRTFPHPFGAWDSKYYTTFLTLSPAGDELTASFAKTLIDKEGIGTDDVTDYLSVSFSSTDYVGHIFGPSSLESEDNLRRLDETIGQLLDHVDQKIGLEHTLVVLSADHGGAEVPGYLEYLGIPAGYFTFDDIDKEPAAKALIAEFGVAQELISSFSQPYVYLNEQLISDKGLEKADVARALAKELQKMPAIAYAISSEDLASAAIAKTTVSDAVLANFHASRSGDVYVVFEPHWFVGDFDGLHVASHHGSPWTYDTHVPIIFSRSGMKASRIPARVETVDLAPTVAAYLRIKAPSGSRGKILDEVVHSQ; this comes from the coding sequence ATGCGTTGGTTGGTTCTTGGCATGTTGGCGGCAAGTGCTGCCACATCGTCCCAATCCGAAGCCGAGGAGCATCCGAAGCTCGTCTTGCAGATCACAGTTGATCAGCTGCGCGGTGACTTGATCGACCGGAACATTGCGCACTTTGGCGAAACAGGTTTCAAACGCCTTCTTCGAAACGGCATCTATTACACCAACGCCCATCATCGGCACGCAAACACAGAGACGATTGTCGGTCATACAACACTGGCGACAGGCACTGATCCCGCCGTTCACGGAATGGTTGCCAACCTCTGGTTCGACCGAGCAACCGGCAAGCCGTTTTACAACGTTCAGGATCCTGATTATCCCCTGCTCGCGATGTCCGGGGTAGATCAATCTACCGAAATCGATCCTACACAGCGGGCTGCGACATCTGATGGACGTTCCCCCGCGTCGATCTTGTCATCTACGCTGTCTGATGAAATCGCGATCGCAAATGCAGGCGTTTCAAAGATATTCGGGGTGTCCGTCAAGGATCGCGGTGCCATCTCTATGGCCGGCCACGCCGGAACTGCCTACTGGTTCTCAAAGAGCGATGGTCGGTTTGTCACGTCCAGCTACTACATGGACACCTATCCAGACTGGGTCAATGCTTGGAATGATGCCGGGCACGTTCTGGCCTACGCCTACACAGACTGGGAGTTGACTGACCCTGAACAAACCTATCGCTTTGCTGCGTTCGATGATGCGGAATGGGAAACCGATTTTCCGGGATTTGGCCGCACATTTCCCCATCCGTTCGGAGCTTGGGACAGCAAGTACTATACGACATTTTTGACGCTCAGCCCGGCGGGCGATGAGTTGACGGCATCGTTTGCAAAAACACTGATCGACAAGGAGGGTATCGGTACAGACGACGTTACCGATTATCTCTCCGTCAGTTTTTCATCGACTGATTATGTCGGCCACATTTTCGGCCCTTCCAGCTTGGAGTCCGAGGACAATCTGCGCCGTCTTGATGAAACCATCGGCCAACTGCTCGACCATGTGGATCAAAAAATCGGGTTGGAACACACATTGGTCGTTTTATCCGCAGACCACGGCGGCGCGGAAGTCCCGGGCTATTTGGAATATCTCGGTATTCCGGCCGGTTACTTCACTTTCGACGACATAGACAAGGAACCCGCCGCGAAAGCTCTGATTGCTGAGTTTGGGGTCGCTCAGGAGCTTATTTCCTCTTTTTCCCAACCCTATGTCTATCTCAACGAACAGCTTATTTCAGACAAAGGACTAGAAAAAGCGGACGTTGCCAGAGCTCTCGCCAAAGAACTGCAAAAGATGCCGGCCATTGCCTACGCGATATCCAGCGAGGATCTTGCAAGTGCTGCAATTGCCAAGACGACGGTCAGCGATGCAGTGCTGGCGAATTTTCATGCCTCACGGTCCGGCGACGTTTATGTGGTGTTTGAACCGCACTGGTTTGTGGGTGATTTTGACGGGCTTCACGTCGCCTCTCACCATGGATCTCCGTGGACCTATGATACGCACGTCCCGATCATCTTTTCCCGGTCGGGGATGAAGGCAAGCCGCATCCCGGCGCGGGTTGAAACAGTCGACCTCGCACCGACCGTCGCCGCCTACTTGCGGATCAAGGCACCCAGCGGCAGTCGTGGCAAGATCTTGGATGAGGTCGTTCATTCTCAGTAA